In Zingiber officinale cultivar Zhangliang chromosome 11B, Zo_v1.1, whole genome shotgun sequence, a single window of DNA contains:
- the LOC122033847 gene encoding uncharacterized protein LOC122033847, giving the protein MSLAILLSRRSLTTILLGRHPHQPGISSAFNLTIERTTHIARAYDISNLNDCSSGLSSSCTLPPPLLQIPKGYTTWTSKSTKSYKETDLIGGAVHLHGQIIKD; this is encoded by the exons ATGTCACTGGCAATTTTG CTCTCTAGACGCTCACTCACGACGATTCTCCTCGGCCGCCATCCTCACCAACCCGGCATCTCCAGTGCCTTTAACCTCACCATCGAGAGGACAACCCATATCGCTAGGGCCTACGACATCAGCAACCTCAACGACTGCTCCTCCG GTCTATCATCATCCTGCACACTTCCTCCTCCCCTACTTCAG ATTCCCAAAGGATACACAACCTGGACTTCTAAGAGCAcaaaatcctacaaagaaactgATCTAATTGGGGGTGCAGTTCATCTCCATGGACAAATAATCAAGGATTAG